A genomic window from Streptomyces sp. NBC_01429 includes:
- a CDS encoding glycosyltransferase, with protein MRIGLLTDGGYPYATGESRLWCDRLVRGLAPHEFDIYALSRSAQQEAHGWIQLPPQVGRVRTAPLWAPADDGHCYGRRHRRTFAAHFAELAAAVCSARADDPAPDAPGSAAATAADRFAAGLYGLADLARERGGLYAALRSEAAVRLLESACRAPGARRSVQSANVPDFLAFADQLERALRPLSLDWYGDDDLAAVDLCHAASGGSAALPGLLAKRFFGVPLLVTEYGVRLRAHYLATSAPADGGAPTAGAPGGGGPGGGGPGRGGPGAGDGRAEASTDLRTPVRTPVRALLASFHGLLAAEVYRQAGVITPGNAHARRWQERCGADRAKLRTVYPGMEARRFDGVGDGADGKGAGDGGGDPTTLVWVGRIEPGKDLISLLHAFAEIRAAEPDARLRIVGAPVVGPEAAAYLAHCQGLAAHLFPDEAADAHAVGDNPVSFEEIGGPEAPDLPAVYAAAGVVVLSSVVEGFPISLVEAMFCARATVSTDVGAVVEVIGGTGLVVPPRNPRALADACVALLRDSERRARLGAAARARALELFTVEQNLTAFRALYLELISRAPVRRGAEAVDADGEPLLFAHPPETYVPGPWTAGSRAPAVRADRDRPTEEAA; from the coding sequence GTGCGGATCGGACTGCTGACGGACGGTGGATACCCGTACGCGACGGGTGAGTCCAGGCTCTGGTGCGACCGGCTCGTGCGCGGGCTCGCACCGCACGAGTTCGACATCTACGCGCTCAGCCGCAGCGCCCAGCAGGAAGCGCACGGCTGGATACAACTGCCGCCCCAGGTCGGGCGGGTGCGCACCGCGCCGCTGTGGGCCCCGGCCGACGACGGCCACTGCTACGGACGGCGCCACCGGCGCACGTTCGCCGCGCACTTCGCCGAACTGGCCGCCGCCGTCTGCTCGGCCCGCGCCGACGACCCGGCCCCCGACGCCCCGGGCTCCGCCGCCGCGACCGCCGCCGACCGCTTCGCCGCTGGCCTCTACGGCCTGGCCGACCTGGCGCGGGAGCGCGGCGGGCTGTACGCCGCCCTGCGCTCGGAAGCCGCCGTACGGCTGCTGGAGTCCGCTTGCCGCGCGCCCGGTGCGCGCCGGAGCGTGCAGTCCGCCAACGTGCCCGATTTCCTGGCCTTCGCCGACCAGTTGGAGCGCGCTCTGCGCCCCCTCTCGCTCGACTGGTACGGGGACGACGACCTGGCCGCCGTCGACCTCTGCCACGCCGCCTCCGGGGGCTCCGCAGCCCTGCCGGGACTGCTGGCCAAACGCTTCTTCGGAGTGCCGCTGCTGGTCACGGAGTACGGCGTGCGGCTGCGGGCGCACTACCTGGCCACCAGCGCGCCGGCCGACGGCGGTGCGCCGACCGCCGGTGCGCCGGGCGGCGGCGGTCCGGGCGGCGGCGGTCCGGGCAGGGGCGGTCCCGGCGCCGGTGACGGGCGCGCCGAGGCGTCCACCGATCTCCGTACGCCGGTGCGCACGCCGGTCCGCGCGCTCCTCGCCTCCTTCCACGGCCTGCTCGCCGCCGAGGTCTACCGGCAGGCCGGCGTCATCACCCCCGGCAACGCCCACGCCAGACGCTGGCAGGAGCGGTGCGGCGCCGACCGGGCCAAGCTGCGCACGGTCTACCCCGGCATGGAGGCCCGTCGGTTCGACGGCGTGGGGGACGGCGCGGACGGCAAGGGCGCCGGTGACGGCGGCGGCGACCCGACGACGCTCGTCTGGGTCGGCAGGATCGAGCCCGGCAAGGACCTGATCTCGCTGCTGCACGCCTTCGCCGAGATCCGCGCCGCCGAACCGGACGCGCGGCTGCGCATCGTGGGGGCGCCCGTCGTGGGTCCCGAGGCCGCCGCCTACCTCGCGCACTGCCAGGGGCTCGCCGCCCATCTCTTCCCCGACGAGGCGGCCGACGCGCACGCCGTCGGGGACAACCCCGTCTCCTTCGAGGAGATCGGTGGCCCCGAGGCGCCCGACCTGCCCGCCGTCTACGCGGCGGCCGGGGTGGTCGTCCTCTCCAGTGTCGTCGAGGGCTTCCCGATCAGCCTGGTCGAGGCGATGTTCTGCGCCCGCGCCACGGTCTCCACGGACGTCGGCGCGGTCGTCGAGGTCATCGGCGGTACGGGTCTGGTGGTGCCCCCGCGCAATCCCCGGGCGCTCGCCGACGCCTGTGTCGCGCTGCTGCGCGACTCCGAGCGCCGGGCGCGGCTCGGCGCGGCGGCGCGCGCCCGCGCGCTGGAACTCTTCACCGTCGAGCAGAACCTCACGGCTTTCCGCGCCCTCTACCTGGAACTCATCTCGCGGGCGCCCGTGCGGCGCGGGGCCGAGGCCGTCGACGCCGACGGGGAGCCGCTGCTGTTCGCCCACCCGCCCGAGACCTATGTGCCCGGCCCCTGGACGGCCGGCAGCCGGGCGCCGGCGGTGCGCGCGGACCGCGACCGTCCTACGGAGGAAGCCGCATGA
- a CDS encoding ABC transporter ATP-binding protein encodes MNQTDRTDRTDRTDRIDQADRLVEVVDLTIDFTAGAGSAEETVRAVDGLSFGLAPGRAIALVGESGSGKSTVASALLGLHRGTGARVGGSVRVGGTDVGGATDRELRALRGAVAAMVFQDPLSSLDPYYAVGDQIAEVYRVHTDASRKAARTRAVEVLDRVGIPDAARRARSRPHEFSGGMRQRALIAMALACEPRLLIADEPTTALDVTVQAQILDLLHELRHETGMGLLLVTHDVGVAAESVEEVLVMRQGREVESGPVAEVLGKPRDAYTRALLAAVPRVDAPLTRVDVPPRAEPLIEAVGLRREFRRGRRTVAAVDDVSLTVSPGETLGIVGESGSGKTTLGRMLVRLLDPSAGRLTYRGTEIGKASERELRPYRRELQMVFQDPVSSLNPRRSVGESVADPLRAAGVLDEGRIVARVRELLERVGLDPDRYDRYPHEFSGGQRQRVGIARALAAEPRLIVCDEPVSALDVTTQAQVVALLAELQRELGLALVFIAHDLAVVRQVSDRIAVMRGGRIVEQGTVEQVYGAPRDPYTRQLLAAVPALDPALAAERRAVRAARETPQSADQEVALA; translated from the coding sequence ATGAATCAGACGGATCGCACGGATCGCACGGATCGGACGGACCGGATCGACCAGGCGGATCGGCTGGTCGAGGTCGTGGACCTCACCATCGACTTCACGGCGGGCGCCGGGAGCGCGGAGGAGACCGTACGGGCCGTGGACGGCCTCTCCTTCGGGCTCGCGCCCGGCCGGGCGATCGCCCTGGTCGGCGAGTCGGGCAGCGGCAAGAGCACCGTCGCGAGCGCGCTGCTCGGCCTGCACCGGGGGACCGGCGCCCGGGTCGGCGGCAGCGTGCGCGTGGGCGGTACGGACGTGGGCGGCGCCACCGACCGGGAACTGCGCGCGCTGCGCGGCGCGGTGGCCGCGATGGTCTTCCAGGACCCGCTGTCGTCGCTGGACCCGTACTACGCCGTGGGCGACCAGATCGCCGAGGTCTACCGGGTCCACACCGATGCCTCCCGCAAAGCCGCCCGTACCCGGGCCGTCGAGGTGCTCGACCGGGTGGGCATCCCGGACGCGGCCCGCCGGGCGCGGTCCCGGCCGCACGAGTTCAGCGGCGGCATGCGCCAGCGCGCGCTGATCGCGATGGCGCTGGCCTGCGAACCGCGCCTGCTCATCGCCGACGAGCCGACCACGGCCCTCGACGTGACCGTGCAGGCGCAGATCCTCGACCTGCTCCACGAGCTGCGCCACGAGACCGGCATGGGGCTGCTGCTGGTCACCCATGACGTGGGTGTCGCGGCGGAGAGCGTCGAAGAGGTGCTGGTGATGCGGCAGGGACGGGAGGTGGAGAGCGGTCCGGTGGCCGAGGTGCTGGGGAAGCCGCGGGACGCGTACACGCGCGCGCTGCTGGCGGCGGTGCCCCGGGTGGACGCGCCGCTGACCCGCGTCGACGTGCCGCCTCGTGCCGAGCCGCTGATCGAAGCCGTCGGCCTGCGGCGGGAGTTCCGGCGGGGACGGCGGACCGTGGCGGCCGTGGACGACGTGTCGCTCACCGTCTCCCCCGGGGAGACCCTGGGCATCGTGGGGGAGAGCGGCAGCGGCAAGACCACGCTGGGCCGGATGCTCGTACGGCTGCTCGACCCGAGCGCCGGGCGGCTGACGTACCGGGGTACGGAGATCGGCAAGGCGTCCGAGAGGGAGCTGCGGCCCTACCGCCGCGAACTCCAGATGGTCTTCCAGGACCCGGTCTCCTCGCTCAACCCGCGCCGCTCGGTGGGCGAGTCCGTGGCCGACCCGCTGCGGGCCGCCGGCGTGCTGGACGAGGGGCGGATCGTCGCGCGCGTACGTGAGCTGCTGGAGCGGGTCGGGCTCGATCCGGACCGCTACGACCGCTATCCGCACGAGTTCAGCGGGGGACAGCGCCAGCGCGTCGGAATCGCCCGCGCGCTCGCCGCCGAACCCCGGCTCATCGTCTGCGACGAGCCCGTCTCCGCGCTCGATGTGACGACCCAGGCCCAGGTCGTGGCGCTGCTCGCCGAGCTCCAGCGGGAGCTGGGCCTGGCGCTGGTCTTCATCGCGCACGACCTCGCTGTGGTGCGCCAGGTCAGCGACCGGATCGCGGTGATGCGCGGCGGCCGGATCGTCGAACAGGGCACGGTCGAGCAGGTGTACGGAGCGCCGCGCGACCCGTACACCCGGCAGTTGCTGGCGGCCGTGCCCGCGCTGGATCCCGCGCTCGCGGCGGAGCGTCGCGCCGTCCGCGCGGCCCGGGAAACGCCGCAGAGCGCGGACCAGGAAGTGGCCCTGGCCTGA
- a CDS encoding ABC transporter permease — translation MTRYLLKRLGGALLVLLVLSVAIYALFYLAPGDPARLACGERCSTAQVAQVRERLGLGEPVLTQYGHFLRGIFAGRDYSTGAALLHCDAPCLGFSYKTDQQVTQLILDRAPATLSLAVGAMAVWLVVGVGTGLLSALRRGGITERVLTVITLAATGTPVFILGLLLLMLVCAYLRWLPFPSYVPLSDDPEQWAWNMLLPWLTLGFFESAKYARLTRSSTLETLAEDHIRTFRAYGVGERGLVGRHALRGALPPVIALNANDFGTVMGGAVLTETLFGIPGIGKTLVDAVRVVDLPVVVGVVLVTGTVVVLANVVADLLYAAADRRVALR, via the coding sequence ATGACGCGCTACCTGCTCAAACGGCTCGGCGGCGCGCTGCTCGTCCTGCTCGTGCTCTCCGTGGCGATCTACGCGCTCTTCTACCTGGCGCCCGGCGACCCCGCCCGGCTGGCCTGCGGCGAGCGCTGCTCGACGGCGCAGGTCGCGCAGGTACGGGAGCGGCTCGGGCTCGGCGAACCCGTCCTCACCCAGTACGGCCACTTCCTCCGGGGCATCTTCGCCGGACGCGACTACTCGACCGGCGCGGCGCTGCTGCACTGCGACGCGCCGTGCCTGGGTTTCTCGTACAAGACCGACCAGCAGGTCACCCAGCTGATCCTGGACCGCGCCCCGGCCACGCTCTCCCTCGCCGTCGGCGCGATGGCCGTCTGGCTGGTCGTCGGGGTCGGCACCGGGCTGCTGTCCGCGCTGCGCCGGGGCGGGATCACCGAGCGCGTGCTCACCGTGATCACGCTCGCCGCCACCGGCACGCCCGTCTTCATCCTCGGGCTGCTGCTCCTGATGCTGGTGTGCGCGTACTTGCGGTGGCTGCCGTTCCCTTCGTACGTCCCGTTGTCGGACGATCCCGAGCAATGGGCGTGGAACATGCTGCTGCCCTGGCTCACGCTGGGCTTCTTCGAGAGCGCCAAATACGCGCGGTTGACGCGCAGTTCCACGCTGGAGACGCTGGCCGAGGACCACATCCGCACCTTCCGCGCCTACGGCGTGGGCGAGCGGGGACTCGTCGGGCGGCACGCGCTGCGCGGCGCCCTGCCGCCGGTGATCGCGCTCAACGCGAACGACTTCGGCACGGTGATGGGCGGTGCGGTGCTCACCGAGACGCTGTTCGGCATCCCGGGGATCGGCAAGACGCTGGTCGACGCGGTGCGGGTGGTCGATCTCCCGGTGGTGGTGGGCGTCGTGCTGGTGACGGGCACGGTCGTCGTCCTGGCGAACGTGGTGGCCGATCTGCTGTACGCGGCGGCCGACCGAAGGGTGGCACTGCGGTGA
- a CDS encoding ABC transporter permease, with amino-acid sequence MTTSPPALDAPGTAAGAPVPAAPGARQVWRRLRGRPSALVAGGVLALLIVLALAAPLLAAIAGQDPNTYHDSLIDSARGGVPLGSFGGVSGDHWLGVEPGTGRDLFVRMLYGARISLLVAVGATVVQVIIGVAIGLAAGLGNRLLDSFLSRVTDLMVALPMLVLAIALTAVVSDSFPRPLLLILVIGLLNWGGTARIVRAQTLTLKSLDFVAAARLGGSGRLRVARRELLPSLAAPVITYAAILVPMNIVNEASLSFLGIGVKPPTPSWGQMLSNAQTWFRADPMYVLLPAGALFVTVFAFTVLGDAVRTALDPREASRLRVGTRAARKARGSAKNSAPEETAS; translated from the coding sequence GTGACCACCTCGCCTCCCGCCCTTGACGCGCCCGGGACGGCGGCCGGAGCTCCGGTCCCCGCCGCCCCGGGCGCCCGTCAGGTCTGGCGACGGCTGCGCGGACGCCCCTCGGCCCTGGTGGCCGGGGGCGTTCTCGCGCTGCTGATCGTGCTGGCGCTGGCCGCGCCGCTGCTCGCCGCGATCGCGGGCCAGGACCCGAACACGTACCACGACTCGCTGATCGACTCCGCGCGCGGCGGGGTGCCGCTCGGCTCGTTCGGCGGGGTGAGCGGCGACCACTGGCTGGGCGTCGAACCGGGCACCGGGCGCGATCTGTTCGTACGCATGCTGTACGGCGCCCGGATCTCGCTGCTCGTCGCGGTCGGCGCGACCGTGGTGCAGGTGATCATCGGCGTCGCGATCGGCCTCGCCGCCGGGCTCGGCAACCGGCTGCTGGACTCCTTCCTCAGCCGGGTCACCGATCTGATGGTCGCCCTGCCGATGCTCGTCCTCGCGATCGCCCTGACGGCCGTCGTCTCCGACAGCTTCCCGCGCCCGCTGCTGCTGATCCTGGTCATCGGCCTGCTCAACTGGGGCGGTACGGCCAGGATCGTCCGGGCGCAGACCCTCACCCTCAAGAGCCTCGACTTCGTCGCCGCGGCCCGGCTCGGCGGCTCCGGCCGGCTGCGGGTCGCGCGGCGCGAGCTGCTGCCGTCGCTGGCGGCGCCCGTCATCACGTACGCGGCGATCCTCGTCCCCATGAACATCGTGAACGAGGCGTCGCTGTCGTTCCTCGGCATCGGCGTCAAGCCGCCGACGCCGTCCTGGGGGCAGATGCTGTCGAACGCGCAGACCTGGTTCCGGGCCGATCCGATGTACGTCCTGCTGCCCGCCGGAGCGCTGTTCGTGACGGTGTTCGCGTTCACCGTGCTGGGTGACGCGGTACGGACCGCGCTCGACCCGCGCGAGGCCAGCCGGCTGCGGGTCGGCACGCGTGCCGCGCGCAAGGCCCGTGGCTCAGCCAAGAACTCCGCTCCCGAGGAAACCGCCTCATGA
- a CDS encoding ABC transporter substrate-binding protein: MRQPSVKYRRVAAAAVTLAVAAGAAACGPDDNAAKTDGAAGGKPQKGGTLSVLNTEPQTSFDPARLYTSGGGNVPSLVFRTLTTRNRANGADGTKVVPDLATDTGRPNKDATEWTYTLKDGLKFEDGTPITTADIKYGIERSFAAELSGGAPYLRDWLIGGADYEGPYKDKKGLASIGTPDAKTIVFKLNKPEGDFPFVATQTQFAPVPKAKDKGAKYAEHPVSSGPYKVVSNEGDGQHITLVRNPHWSEKTDDQRHAYPDKIDVKAGLDAAVINQRLSTSSGADAAAITTDTNLGPAELAQVSGDKALAARVGTGHFGYTNYLAFNPKVKPFDNAKVREAISYAINRTSVINAAGGSALAEPATTFLPEQKAFGYTPYDHFPAGRTGDPAKAKELLKEAGYPKGLTISLTHSTVQNRETSPEVATAVQEALKKAGITVKLVGLDQNAFNEARWTYKDGPGFFLSRWGADWPSGGPFLAPIFDGRQIVKDGSNFNHAQLDDPAVNKEIDEINKLTDPAAAAKRWGALDEKIGAKALDVPLFHPVYKRLYGKDVKNIVISDWTGVLDISQVSVK; this comes from the coding sequence ATGCGTCAACCGTCCGTCAAGTACCGCCGCGTGGCCGCGGCAGCCGTCACCCTGGCCGTGGCAGCGGGCGCCGCCGCCTGCGGTCCTGATGACAACGCCGCCAAGACGGACGGCGCGGCCGGCGGCAAGCCGCAGAAGGGCGGCACGCTCTCGGTGCTGAACACCGAGCCGCAGACCAGCTTCGACCCGGCCCGGCTCTACACCTCCGGCGGCGGCAACGTTCCCTCGCTGGTCTTCCGTACGCTCACCACCCGCAACCGCGCCAACGGCGCGGACGGCACGAAGGTCGTCCCCGACCTCGCCACCGACACCGGTCGCCCCAACAAGGACGCGACCGAGTGGACGTACACGCTCAAGGACGGGCTGAAGTTCGAGGACGGCACCCCGATCACCACCGCCGACATCAAGTACGGCATCGAGCGCTCCTTCGCCGCCGAGCTGTCCGGCGGCGCGCCCTATCTGCGGGACTGGCTGATCGGCGGCGCCGACTACGAGGGCCCGTACAAGGACAAGAAGGGCCTCGCCTCGATCGGGACGCCCGACGCGAAGACGATCGTCTTCAAGCTCAACAAGCCCGAGGGCGACTTCCCCTTCGTCGCCACCCAGACGCAGTTCGCGCCGGTCCCCAAGGCCAAGGACAAGGGCGCCAAGTACGCCGAGCACCCCGTCTCCTCCGGTCCGTACAAGGTCGTCTCCAACGAGGGTGACGGCCAGCACATCACCCTGGTGCGCAACCCCCACTGGTCGGAGAAGACCGACGACCAGCGCCACGCCTACCCGGACAAGATCGACGTCAAGGCCGGTCTCGACGCGGCCGTCATCAACCAGCGGCTGTCCACCAGCTCGGGCGCCGACGCCGCCGCCATCACCACCGACACCAACCTCGGGCCCGCCGAACTCGCCCAGGTCAGCGGCGACAAGGCGCTCGCCGCCCGCGTCGGCACCGGCCACTTCGGCTACACGAACTACCTGGCCTTCAACCCGAAGGTCAAGCCGTTCGACAACGCGAAGGTGCGCGAGGCGATCTCGTACGCCATCAACCGCACCAGCGTGATCAACGCGGCGGGCGGCTCCGCGCTCGCCGAGCCCGCGACCACCTTCCTCCCCGAGCAGAAGGCGTTCGGCTACACGCCCTACGACCACTTCCCGGCCGGTAGGACCGGTGACCCGGCCAAGGCCAAGGAGCTGCTCAAGGAGGCCGGCTACCCCAAGGGCCTGACGATCTCGCTCACCCACTCCACCGTCCAGAACCGCGAGACCAGCCCCGAGGTCGCCACCGCCGTGCAGGAGGCCCTCAAGAAGGCCGGGATCACGGTCAAGCTCGTCGGCCTCGACCAGAACGCGTTCAACGAGGCGCGCTGGACCTACAAGGACGGCCCCGGCTTCTTCCTCTCCCGCTGGGGTGCCGACTGGCCCTCCGGCGGCCCCTTCCTGGCGCCGATCTTCGACGGCCGGCAGATCGTCAAGGACGGCTCCAACTTCAACCACGCGCAGCTGGACGACCCGGCGGTCAACAAGGAGATCGACGAGATCAACAAGCTGACCGACCCGGCCGCCGCCGCGAAGCGCTGGGGCGCGCTCGACGAGAAGATCGGTGCGAAGGCCCTCGACGTGCCGCTCTTCCACCCGGTCTACAAGCGGCTGTACGGCAAGGACGTCAAGAACATTGTGATCAGCGACTGGACCGGCGTCCTGGACATCTCGCAGGTCTCGGTCAAGTGA
- a CDS encoding Ms4533A family Cys-rich leader peptide, with the protein MSSRPATAHGHAAFELALIGVTALCVADILCR; encoded by the coding sequence ATGTCGTCCCGCCCCGCCACCGCCCACGGTCACGCCGCCTTTGAGCTCGCGCTCATCGGTGTGACGGCGCTGTGCGTGGCGGACATTCTCTGTCGCTGA
- a CDS encoding DUF3152 domain-containing protein, producing the protein MGRHSRKGSAPQDAPGATDVGRGAPGTGEGAGTGNGRRRRGGAVPGVDGHVPPPYETPAHGVAQVRGGHPEQREPGGGWGSTQRYGDWQGGPARAPLQGAAPGAAAPPRGAPQSRPGPREQGADRPVVPGPRREFIDAFDAADTFEAPVARTITRQGAPARGFPAQAPGTGTGTTTDERPTGAGPADERTADGRDGAGAGDGTGGDTAPGDSDPRDPAKGGKGRALTGIAAAAVTTVLAVVVAGQVTDGGSEPTGTQAAGELDRTDRSGDASRSDGRTTPTPAGSAGAGAPAAPTYAQLMTQQFDLDADLTASGEFSAVPGLAKAPGKGQKFRYRVDIENGLGLDGELFADAVQKTLNDDRSWAHNGAMTFERVSSGQPDFVITLASPGTTGFWCDKSGLDTTVDNVSCDSAATDRVMINAFRWAQGAKTFGAKSMHSYRQMLINHEVGHRLGHNHESCRTPGALAPVMQQQTKTLDIDGIKCRPNPWVFPTA; encoded by the coding sequence GTGGGTAGACACAGCCGCAAAGGTTCCGCACCCCAGGACGCTCCGGGCGCGACGGACGTCGGGCGCGGCGCCCCGGGCACCGGCGAGGGGGCCGGCACCGGAAACGGCAGGCGGCGGCGCGGTGGCGCCGTACCGGGCGTGGACGGTCACGTCCCTCCGCCGTACGAGACCCCCGCGCACGGCGTGGCGCAGGTGCGCGGCGGGCATCCGGAACAGCGGGAGCCCGGCGGCGGTTGGGGCTCCACGCAGCGCTACGGCGACTGGCAGGGCGGCCCGGCGCGCGCCCCGCTCCAGGGCGCGGCCCCCGGCGCGGCCGCCCCGCCGCGCGGCGCGCCGCAGAGCCGTCCGGGCCCGCGCGAACAGGGCGCGGACCGCCCGGTGGTCCCCGGACCGCGCCGCGAGTTCATCGACGCGTTCGACGCCGCGGACACCTTCGAGGCGCCGGTCGCCAGGACCATCACCCGGCAGGGCGCGCCCGCTCGCGGCTTCCCGGCCCAGGCTCCCGGCACCGGTACCGGCACCACCACCGACGAGCGCCCCACCGGCGCCGGGCCGGCCGACGAGCGCACGGCCGACGGGCGGGACGGCGCGGGCGCCGGTGACGGTACGGGCGGCGACACCGCGCCCGGCGACTCCGACCCGCGGGATCCCGCCAAGGGCGGCAAGGGACGCGCCCTCACCGGGATCGCCGCCGCCGCGGTCACCACCGTCCTCGCCGTCGTCGTCGCCGGACAGGTCACCGACGGCGGCTCGGAGCCGACCGGCACCCAGGCGGCCGGCGAGCTCGACCGCACGGACCGGAGCGGGGACGCCTCGCGTTCCGACGGCAGGACCACGCCGACTCCCGCGGGGTCGGCAGGCGCGGGGGCCCCCGCCGCCCCCACGTACGCGCAGCTGATGACCCAGCAGTTCGACCTCGACGCGGATCTGACGGCCTCCGGCGAGTTCAGCGCCGTACCGGGGCTGGCCAAGGCGCCGGGCAAGGGGCAGAAGTTCCGCTACCGCGTGGACATCGAGAACGGACTCGGCCTCGACGGCGAGCTGTTCGCCGACGCCGTCCAGAAGACCCTGAACGACGACCGGAGCTGGGCCCACAACGGCGCCATGACCTTCGAGCGCGTCTCCAGTGGTCAGCCCGACTTCGTGATCACGCTGGCGAGTCCGGGCACCACCGGCTTCTGGTGCGACAAGTCCGGCCTGGACACCACCGTCGACAATGTCTCCTGCGACTCCGCCGCCACCGACCGGGTCATGATCAACGCCTTCCGCTGGGCCCAGGGCGCCAAGACCTTCGGTGCCAAGTCGATGCACAGCTACCGGCAGATGCTGATCAACCACGAGGTCGGACACCGGCTCGGACACAACCACGAGAGCTGCCGCACCCCCGGCGCGCTCGCCCCCGTGATGCAGCAGCAGACCAAGACGCTGGACATCGACGGGATCAAGTGCCGGCCCAATCCCTGGGTGTTTCCCACCGCGTGA
- a CDS encoding alpha/beta fold hydrolase: MSSTELPETIAAAVAPKVSPIRAAAGERFSSVELPGLTLNVRSRPATRDGVPPALYVHGLGGSSRNWSALMPLLEDVVDGAAVDLPGFGDSAPPGDGNYSVTAHARAVVRLLDADGRGPAHLFGNSLGGAVVTQVAAARPDLVRTLTLVSPALPEIRVQRTAVPTALLAVPGLAAVFSHLTRDWTAERRTLGAMSLTYGDLANIGEEELRGAVAELERRLQLPHFWQAMTGSARGIVNAYTLGGQHGLWRRAERVLAPTLLVYGGRDQLVSYRMARRAAAAFRDSRLLTLPDAGHVAMMEYPGEVARASRDLIGEYEDARAEDARGHDEVEDGRS; encoded by the coding sequence ATGTCTTCGACCGAGCTGCCGGAAACCATCGCCGCCGCGGTGGCTCCGAAGGTGAGTCCCATACGGGCCGCGGCGGGGGAGCGGTTCTCCTCCGTGGAGCTGCCGGGGCTCACGCTGAACGTACGGTCACGGCCCGCGACCCGGGACGGCGTGCCGCCCGCGCTGTACGTGCACGGGCTGGGGGGCTCCTCGCGGAACTGGTCGGCGCTGATGCCGCTGTTGGAGGACGTCGTCGACGGCGCGGCCGTCGATCTGCCCGGCTTCGGGGACTCGGCGCCGCCGGGCGACGGGAACTACTCCGTCACCGCCCACGCCCGCGCCGTCGTCCGGCTGCTGGACGCGGACGGGCGTGGCCCCGCGCATCTGTTCGGCAACTCGCTCGGTGGCGCCGTCGTCACCCAGGTCGCCGCCGCCCGGCCCGATCTGGTGCGCACCCTGACGCTGGTCTCGCCGGCGCTCCCGGAGATCCGGGTGCAGCGCACGGCGGTGCCCACGGCGCTGCTGGCGGTCCCCGGGCTCGCCGCCGTGTTCAGCCATCTGACCAGGGACTGGACGGCGGAGCGGCGCACCCTGGGAGCGATGTCGCTGACGTACGGGGACCTCGCGAACATCGGCGAGGAGGAGCTGCGCGGCGCGGTGGCGGAGCTGGAACGCAGGCTTCAACTCCCGCATTTCTGGCAGGCGATGACGGGCTCGGCGCGCGGTATCGTCAACGCGTACACGCTCGGCGGTCAGCACGGACTGTGGCGGCGGGCCGAGCGGGTGCTCGCACCGACCCTGCTCGTCTACGGCGGGCGGGATCAGCTGGTTTCGTACCGTATGGCGCGCAGGGCGGCGGCGGCTTTCCGTGATTCCCGGCTCCTTACGCTCCCCGACGCCGGTCATGTCGCCATGATGGAGTACCCGGGAGAGGTCGCCCGGGCGAGCCGGGACCTCATCGGCGAGTACGAGGACGCGCGAGCAGAAGACGCGCGAGGACACGACGAAGTCGAAGACGGCAGGAGCTGA
- a CDS encoding TetR/AcrR family transcriptional regulator: MTAIEQTEAARPRGTRLPRRARRNQLLGAAQEVFVAQGYHAAAMDDIAERAGVSKPVLYQHFPGKLDLYLALLDQHCEALLQAVRTALASTTDNKLRVEATMDAYFAYVEDEGGAFRLVFESDLTNEPAVRERVDRVALQCAEAISDVIAEDTGLSKEESMLLAVGLGGVSQVVARYWLSSSSAIPREQAVQLLTSLAWRGIAGFPLHGAEAH, translated from the coding sequence GTGACAGCCATAGAGCAGACCGAGGCGGCCCGCCCGCGAGGCACCCGCCTGCCGCGCCGCGCCCGACGCAACCAGCTGCTGGGCGCGGCGCAGGAAGTATTCGTCGCGCAGGGCTACCACGCGGCCGCGATGGACGACATCGCCGAGCGGGCGGGCGTCAGCAAGCCCGTCCTCTACCAGCACTTCCCCGGCAAGCTCGACCTGTATCTCGCCCTCCTCGACCAGCACTGCGAGGCGCTGCTCCAGGCGGTCCGCACGGCGCTCGCGTCCACGACGGACAACAAGCTCCGCGTCGAGGCGACGATGGACGCGTACTTCGCGTACGTGGAGGACGAGGGCGGCGCGTTCCGGCTGGTCTTCGAGTCGGACCTGACGAACGAGCCGGCGGTGCGCGAGCGCGTCGACCGGGTCGCCCTCCAGTGCGCGGAGGCGATCTCCGACGTGATCGCCGAGGACACCGGCCTGTCCAAGGAGGAGTCCATGCTGCTGGCCGTGGGGCTCGGCGGGGTCTCCCAGGTGGTCGCGCGCTACTGGCTCTCCAGCTCCTCGGCCATCCCCCGTGAGCAGGCCGTCCAGTTGCTCACCTCGCTGGCCTGGCGCGGCATCGCCGGGTTCCCGCTGCACGGCGCCGAGGCGCACTGA
- a CDS encoding DUF3107 domain-containing protein: MEVKIGVQHTPREIVLESGQSAQEVERAVADALAGKAQLLSLTDDKGRKVLVPAERIAYVEIGEPAARRVGFGAL, from the coding sequence GTGGAGGTCAAGATCGGCGTGCAGCACACGCCCCGCGAGATCGTTCTGGAGAGCGGGCAGTCCGCCCAGGAGGTCGAGCGAGCCGTGGCCGACGCGCTGGCCGGCAAGGCTCAGCTGCTCAGCCTCACGGACGACAAGGGGCGCAAGGTGCTCGTACCGGCCGAGCGGATCGCGTACGTGGAAATCGGCGAGCCGGCGGCCCGACGGGTCGGATTCGGCGCGCTGTAG